One part of the Diadema setosum chromosome 6, eeDiaSeto1, whole genome shotgun sequence genome encodes these proteins:
- the LOC140229620 gene encoding uncharacterized protein, with product MTDESTRIELQDVRAETPEPRPADPASGPLLANKHNDRTSQQRNGERRDEGKSTGATPAAKPTAGKEEQLKFKVYRALCGGALLIGIIIVIVCITLLTTTKGDSKVKQCYYWPRTLARIDNFKCYDIINLQDRSGSVVIDCIVHLSGLPRDVERNLASHDTPTVEAMIMEEMESHLETALAAKVRMVFRIKSVKILEAVTTLPAATHKTSVTDISQSTTTPTEDESLSTETDPIEVFPECFTCGTGQRCLPRSWVCDGDLDCENGEDEINCRCDSGFQCSSGVCINSNYQCDGVHDCESGEDEENCTCDSTTSFQCFHNGVCIPKTRLCNFYPDCDFHEDESEEECNVLSLSNSINLTVGMTYEVNFPAPLQKGAYTGEGSFAVWLFDSTGDSADLLVSVAASFPATTSADSYLKFGRGLNATRTPIAAFQRDVSTSPIDLNPFYARSASLWVVLYLYDGDVIHGSFNVTAAAVAACSDGEEVCHYSPECIPIGGRCDGNRDCTFTGEDESLCLTPLGPGDLINNTDYSSSSFESSYSYHYS from the exons ATTGAACTCCAGGATGTGCGCGCGGAAACGCCCGAGCCACGCCCAGCGGATCCCGCCTCCGGGCCGCTGCTTGCCAACAAGCACAACGACCGTACCTCGCAGCAGCGTAACGGGGAGAGAAGAGACGAAGGGAAGTCGACGGGGGCAACTCCAGCTGCAAAACCGACAGCTGGAAAAGAAGAGCAactgaaattcaaagtttaccgCGCACTCTGTGGGGGCGCCCTGCTGATTGGGATAATCATTGTCATCGTTTGCATCACGCTCTTGACCACGA CTAAAGGAGACAGCAAGGTCAAGCAGTGTTATTATTGGCCTCGCACCCTCGCCCG AATTGACAACTTCAAGTGCTACGACATCATCAATCTTCAGGATAG GTCTGGAAGCGTTGTAATTGATTGCATCGTGCACTTGAGTGGGTTGCCAAGAGACGTTGAGAGGAATTTAGCCTCCCATGACACGCCTACCGTGGAGGCAATGATAATGGAAGAAATGGAATCTCATCTAGAGACCGCCCTCGCCGCAAAAGTTCGGATGGTGTTCAGGATAAAAAGTG TTAAAATATTGGAGGCTGTCACGACGTTACCGGCGGCTACACACAAAACGTCAG TTACAGACATATCGCAATCGACTACCACTCCAACTGAAGACGAGTCGCTTTCGACTGAGACCGATCCGATCGAGGTCTTTCCCGAATGCTTCACGTGCGGAACGGGCCAGCGCTGCCTGCCGAGATCGTGGGTGTGCGATGGCGATTTGGATTGTGAAAATGGCGAGGATGAAATTAATTGTC GTTGTGACAGCGGGTTCCAGTGCAGCAGTGGGGTGTGCATCAACTCCAACTACCAATGTGATGGTGTACATGACTGCGAGAGTGGAGAGGACGAGGAGAATT GTACCTGCGATTCCACGACCAGTTTCCAGTGCTTCCACAACGGAGTGTGCATTCCGAAAACCAGGTTGTGTAACTTTTATCCTGACTGCGATTTTCATGAAGATGAATCCGAAGAGGAATGCAACGTTCTCTCCCTATCAA ATTCCATAAATCTTACAGTGGGAATGACATATGAAGTAAATTTTCCCGCGCCGCTTCAAAAAGGCGCGTACACCGGTGAGGGCTCCTTTGCAGTCTGGCTGTTTGACTCCACCGGAGATTCGGCGGACCTTCTTGTGAGTGTGGCGGCCAGTTTTCCAGCAACTACCTCGGCTGACTCCTACCTCAAATTTGGGCGTGGCCTGAACGCCACGCGTACGCCCATCGCAGCATTCCAACGCGATGTCTCCACATCCCCCATCGATCTGAACCCCTTCTACGCTCGCTCCGCCTCCCTGTGGGTGGTCCTCTATCTTTATGATGGCGACGTCATTCACGGATCTTTTAATGTTACAGCTGCGGCAGTGGCAG CTTGCTCCGATGGGGAAGAGGTGTGTCACTATTCCCCGGAATGCATTCCGATAGGAGGTCGTTGCGATGGCAACAGAGACTGTACATTCACCGGGGAAGATGAAAGCCTCTGTTTGACACCCCTTGGTCCGGGCGACCTCATAAACAACACTGATTATTCCAGTTCTTCATTCGAAAGCTCATATTCCTATCATTATTCGTGA